From one Geoalkalibacter halelectricus genomic stretch:
- a CDS encoding response regulator: MSKENILVIEDEEDILALVHYNLAKEGYVVTPVTTGEDGLKAAARQVPDLILLDLMLPGIDGLEICRRLKKSPETAAVPIIMVSAKGEEADVVAGLELGAEDYVTKPFSNKVLLARIKTVLRRRAREAQPPGKDETLSIHGITINPGRNEVLVNGAAVDLTFTEFRVLHFLASRPGWVFTRYQIVNAVRGDDYAVTDRAVDVQIVGLRKKLGSCGKYIETVRGVGYRFKD, encoded by the coding sequence ATGAGCAAGGAAAACATACTGGTTATCGAGGACGAGGAGGACATCCTCGCCCTGGTGCATTACAACCTGGCCAAGGAAGGCTATGTGGTGACGCCCGTGACCACGGGCGAGGACGGGCTCAAGGCCGCCGCGCGCCAGGTTCCCGATTTGATCCTGCTCGATCTGATGCTGCCGGGCATCGACGGCCTGGAAATCTGCCGACGGCTGAAAAAAAGTCCCGAGACGGCTGCCGTGCCCATCATCATGGTCAGCGCCAAGGGCGAGGAAGCCGATGTGGTGGCGGGTCTGGAATTGGGCGCCGAGGATTACGTCACCAAGCCCTTCTCCAACAAGGTGCTGCTGGCGCGAATCAAGACCGTGCTGCGGCGCCGCGCGCGCGAGGCCCAGCCGCCCGGCAAGGACGAGACCCTGAGCATCCACGGCATCACCATCAATCCGGGGCGCAACGAGGTGCTGGTCAACGGCGCGGCGGTGGATCTGACCTTCACCGAATTTCGCGTGCTGCATTTTCTGGCGAGTCGCCCGGGGTGGGTCTTCACGCGCTACCAGATCGTCAACGCTGTGCGCGGCGACGATTACGCGGTGACCGATCGCGCCGTCGACGTGCAGATTGTCGGCTTGCGCAAAAAGCTCGGATCCTGCGGCAAGTACATTGAAACCGTGCGCGGTGTCGGCTACCGCTTCAAGGACTGA